The genomic region GCCTTCCCCCTGAGCCGCGTCGACGACTTCGACACCGGCGCGCGCCAGCGCCCCAACCCGCAGCTATACCTGCGGCTCGGGCGGTCGTTTTGAAGGTGCTGGGGAATGAGGGGGACGAGTGGAAAAGATGGGGATGCCGGGCGTTCAGCCGGGCGTATGAAACGCCCGGCTGGGAACTGCGGTCGTCCTTCGGACGAGGGTCCACGCGCGCCGATGGGCTGACACGCGTTGGGAGATCAGTGGGGGCGGGATCAGCTTGAGCGCTGCGCGTGTGGTGAGGATGGAGAAGGGTGGGGAACAGCAGAAACGCGTGGTTTCGTGCCGACGCATCGGCAACGCGCCACCCTCGCGGCAGCGAGGATGCCTCGTCCGCCAGGACGACCGCAGTCCAAAGCCGGGTGTTTTATACGCCCGGCGATGCTGGCGCGGGCTTGGAGACCATCGCCGAGCGACACTCTATCGCCTGCGCCTGTCGCGCCCCCTACAGCGTGGAGGGGTTTCGCGTGGTCGCGACGTCCTCGTCGATGACGACGCGGTGGCCGCCCCAGGTGCGCGCGCGGTTCAGGTTGCCCTGCCAGACGCGCGCGGGTGCGGCCGAGGTCGCGGGCCGCCCGTTCAGCGTGAACCCGCGCTCGCCGCTGATCCAGAACGGCGGGCTGCCCTTGCGGCCCGCGCGCCGGTACGCCGCCGTGGCGATGTCGTGCAGGCCCGCGGCGCCACGGCGGGCGCTGTAGGTGCCGGGCACATAGCGGCCGTCGCGCAGCATCTCGCGAATCCAGGCGGCGTAGTACACCTCCAGCTTCGCGCGCTGGGTGCGGGTGGGCTCCACGTTCAGGTACACGATGCTGCCCTCGTCGAACCCCTCCGAAGCGGCCTTGCGGATGGCGTCGCGCGCGTCGGACGCGCCCCGCGCGGCGGTGAGGAAGCGGCGCGAGCAGTAGCGGGCCCGCGCGTCCTGCGCCCGCGAGCGGTGGTCCCAGCCCTGCTGGCCCACGTACAGGATGCCCATCCCCCAGCCCATCCGCTCCAGCGTGCCGCGCTTGCCGGACCACGACGTCCCGCGGTGGCACGGCGACGGCAGGTAGTAGCCCACCCACTGGTACGGCGACTCCCGCTTCCACGCACGCATCACCGCCGTGCCCGGGTAGTGCTTCACGTCGAACCCGGGCGACACGCTCCTTGCCGCAGCCGCGGGAGCGGCGGACGGGAGATGCGCGTTGTGCGGCGGATCTCCCGCTGTCGTGCGATGGACAGCCAGCGGGAGATGCACGGCCGGCGAGAGATGCGCGGCGCGCGGATCCGACGCCGTCGCAAGATGAACGGCTGGCGGCAGATGCGCGGCTTTCGCGGGGCGTGCGCTGGGCGGACGATGCGCGGGTGGGTGCTTGTGGGCGGGCCGGCCGGGCCCGGCGATGAGCGCGCAGGCGAGCAGCGAGAGGCGAGCGGATCCGATCCAGTTCATGCAGCCGGCCGGGCAGGGTGGCGGTGCGCGACGCGAGCTCCCCGAGCGCGGCGTCCGAAGCGCGGGAAGATAGCCCCGCACGGTCGCCCCCGGCACCCCGCCACGCAGCAAACCACTTCCGCCACAGCGGATGCGCCGCCGTCCGCCTCCGCTCGAGCCGCGCCGCAGCCGTCTCTTCGCGTTAGATTCCCAGCCTGGCCGCCGTTGCCGTTAGTCCCCGCAGGGGGACTTTGCGCAGTCGTTGCCGCGGTTTCAACCGCCCGCCGCCTCCCAACTCTCCGAAACGTGTCCCGACCTTATCTCCGCCGCACCGCCGCGCTGCTCGCTCTGACCCTCGCCGCCTGCTCGTCCGATGCGGAGAGGAAGGCCGTGCCTGCGGCAAAAGCGGATTCGGGAGATGCGAAGCAGGCCGCGCCGCTCGTCCCGGCCAGCGCGGGGCTGGACCGGATCGCGACGCTCGTGCGCGACCCCGCGCACGACTCGCTCCCTGCGGATGCGCATGAGGCCGAGCAGGTGCGGCTCGGCCTCCGCATCTTCCGGAACACGCGGGCGGAGGCGGCGCGGTTCGCGGGCAACGGGCTCACGTGCGAGAACTGCCACCTCAACGGCGGCCAGAAGGAAGGCGCGCTGCCGCTGGTGGGCGTCGCGGCGACGTTCCCGCAGTACCGCGCGCGTTCCGGGCGGCTCATCAGCCTCCAGGACCGAATCGCGGACTGCTTCCAGCGCAGCCTGAACGGCACCGCGCCGGCCATGGACAGCCGCGAGATGATGGCCATCTCCGCGTATCTCACCTGGCTCTCTGCCGGCCAGCCCGTCGGCCGCAGCCCGGCGTGGAGAGGCGCGAACGCGATCCCCAAGGCGGCGCAGATTCCGGTCGAGCGGCTGGATACGGCGGTAGGGAGAGCGCTCTACGGGCAGCAGTGCGTCGCCTGCCACGGGGCGGACGGGCAGGGTGTGGACCTCCGGGTCGCCAAGCCGGGGCCGCTGTGGGGCCCGCGTTCGTGGAACGACGGCGCGGGCGCGGCGCGCATCTACACGCTCGCCGGATATGTCCGCCGCGCGATGCCGCTGGGCCGCGGCGGCACCCTCAGCGACGAGCAGGCCCAGCAGGTCGCCGCGTACATCAACTCCCAGCCGCGCCCGAAGTTCGCGGGCTGGGCGCGCGACTACCCCGCCGGCGCCGTCCCGCCGGACGCCGTCTACGACCCGCGCCACACCCGCACGACGAAGCGCTGACGTTCCGCCCCTCGACCGATCGGCAGCATCGCATCTGCCGAATCGCTGAGGTGCGCGGCGAGCGCCCTCGCGAACGGGTGCGTGCGCGATGATCTTCCCACGCGAATCCCACTTCCGGCAGCAACCGGCACAGGTCGGCTTCGTCTACCGGTAGCCGCGGGTTCACCCGCCAAGTGGTGCGCCGCGCCGCATCTCCCGAATCTTCGGCCGCATCCCGCGAACCTCCAGCAAGGTCGCGGAGTACGAGACGGACCGCCGCCGATCCGCATCTCCCGACACCTATCCCGAGGCCATGCCCATGACCGACCCCGCCGTCCGGCCGCTCGCCCGCCGCGGCTTCCTGCTGCGCCTCTCGTCGCTCGCGGTGGCGCTCGGGCTCCCCGGCACCGCGTCCGCATCGACCCGCGCCGTCCGCGTGCCGGGAGACGAGGTGGATGCCTGGATCCAGGCGCTGCACGGGAAGCACAAGCAGATCTTCCACGCGGACAACGCGCGCGACGCCCGCGCGCTGGCGGCCATGCACGCGTACCTGCAGGGCTACGCGCGCGCGTACGCCGTGCCCGAGCGCGAGGTGAACGCGGTGCTCGCGGCGCAGGGCGGCACCACCATGTACCTGCTGGGCGACGGCGTGTGGGCCAAGTACGCGCTGGGAGCGATGGCCAAGGTCAACGACCCGCGCACCCAGCAGCCCAGCGTCCGCAACACGTGGCGCGCGGGCGGCGACGGCGAGATGCTCTCGGCCGAGATGGCGATCGAAGGGCTCCAGCGGCGCGGCACGGTCTTCCTGGTCTGCGAGAACTCGCTGCACGCGTTCGCCACGCAGCTCTCCAGCAAGACCGACATCCCCATCGAGACCGTCCAGGCCGACCTGCGCGCCGGCCTTCTCCCCGGCGTGATCGTCGTCCCGGCGATGGTGATCGCCGTGGGTCGCGCGCAGGAGCACGGCTTCACCTACATCTCCACCTGACGCACGCGGTCGGTTCGGAGCGGCCCGATGCACCACCGTCTCGAATGATGACGGCCGGCGGGCAACGATGAGATGCACGCGGTGCAGATGATGTAGATGCGAGCCCGCGGCGGACGATGCCGGCTCCCTACCAGAGCTTCGCGGAACGTTCTTGGGCAGATAGATTGAGGCGCGTGGCCACTCGGCCGCGCGCCTCATCTCATCTACGGGAATGCTCGTGATCCGCCTCCTGCACCACGCCTTCGTCCTCTTCCTGATCGTCCTGTTCCCCCTGTGGGACTGGCACGAGACGCGCCGCCTCAAAGCCTCGACCGATCCGCGCGACCGCGTGCGCGCGTACCGGCAGACGATCGCCTGGCAGCTCGCCGCGACCGCGCTCCTGCTCGCGACCATGCCGCTGTCCCGGCTGTTCACGCCCCCCGCGGCCGGCAAGCTGCTCGGCGTGGAGGTGAACACCCGGATGGTGCTGCCGGTGCTGGTGGGCCTGCTCATCGGCGCCGGCCTTCCGGTGCTGATCTCGCTGCGCGGGCGCAAGGGTGGCTCGCCAGCGGTGCCGGGGCTGGAGAAGATCGCCTTCTTCCTCCCGCGCACCCGCGAGGAGCGGCTGTGGTTCGCCTGCGTCGCCATCACCGTCGGCGTGTGCGAGGAGATCATCTACCGCGGCTTCCTCATCCGCTACATGCAGTCACTCCCGTTCGGGCTGACGGTGGCGGGCGCGGTCGTCGCGGCGGCGCTCGTCTTCGGCATCGACCACGGCTACCAGGGCTGGCAGGGCCTGCTCGGGACGACCGTGCTGGCGCTCGTGATGTCCGCCCTGTTCATCGCCGCCGGCGCGCTGTGGGTGCCGATGATCGTCCACGCCCTCATCGACCTCCGCGTCCTCCTGCTCGTTCCGCCGAGCACGGGGGATGGAGCGCACGACGGTTCGTCCGGGCCGGCCGAGGCCGAGGCGTAGCGTCCGGCGGGGCCTGACGGCAGATGCGTGGTCCCCGCTCCGGCCGGCGAGCCGGCGCGGAGAGGCGGATGCGATGTGGAGGGCGCCGCTCCCGGCCCGGGCACGGATCGTGAAGAGCCGCAAGGGCATGCGGGGTGTGCCCGCAGGGACTCAAACGGAGGGACGACCATGGGCGGCAAGCGGCCTGAC from Longimicrobiaceae bacterium harbors:
- a CDS encoding glycoside hydrolase domain-containing protein, with product MSPGFDVKHYPGTAVMRAWKRESPYQWVGYYLPSPCHRGTSWSGKRGTLERMGWGMGILYVGQQGWDHRSRAQDARARYCSRRFLTAARGASDARDAIRKAASEGFDEGSIVYLNVEPTRTQRAKLEVYYAAWIREMLRDGRYVPGTYSARRGAAGLHDIATAAYRRAGRKGSPPFWISGERGFTLNGRPATSAAPARVWQGNLNRARTWGGHRVVIDEDVATTRNPSTL
- a CDS encoding c-type cytochrome, whose product is MSRPYLRRTAALLALTLAACSSDAERKAVPAAKADSGDAKQAAPLVPASAGLDRIATLVRDPAHDSLPADAHEAEQVRLGLRIFRNTRAEAARFAGNGLTCENCHLNGGQKEGALPLVGVAATFPQYRARSGRLISLQDRIADCFQRSLNGTAPAMDSREMMAISAYLTWLSAGQPVGRSPAWRGANAIPKAAQIPVERLDTAVGRALYGQQCVACHGADGQGVDLRVAKPGPLWGPRSWNDGAGAARIYTLAGYVRRAMPLGRGGTLSDEQAQQVAAYINSQPRPKFAGWARDYPAGAVPPDAVYDPRHTRTTKR
- a CDS encoding CPBP family intramembrane glutamic endopeptidase, with the translated sequence MIRLLHHAFVLFLIVLFPLWDWHETRRLKASTDPRDRVRAYRQTIAWQLAATALLLATMPLSRLFTPPAAGKLLGVEVNTRMVLPVLVGLLIGAGLPVLISLRGRKGGSPAVPGLEKIAFFLPRTREERLWFACVAITVGVCEEIIYRGFLIRYMQSLPFGLTVAGAVVAAALVFGIDHGYQGWQGLLGTTVLALVMSALFIAAGALWVPMIVHALIDLRVLLLVPPSTGDGAHDGSSGPAEAEA